The Halopseudomonas sabulinigri genome window below encodes:
- a CDS encoding secretin N-terminal domain-containing protein has translation MTPRLIIKLLSWLCLSFAVLYANATPTTEVVSLGYNMAEDVIPALQPMLRSDERVSAYGNQLLIRAEPARIVEIKALLNQIDKQPSRLLISVSDSGGSSGVQQGYRVDGRIDTGPADIIVGNPRNGNQARIINRQTRSANDGVRQITANEGYPVLIQSGQSVPLTTRTTDAYGRVVEQTQYQDVTQGFYATVRLNGDMATITLSANNNRLNRNRQDVIDVQRTDTVVTARLGQWVTVGGLNESGSGNNADIGRRISTQSNSSGTVRLMVERLN, from the coding sequence ATGACACCACGCCTGATTATCAAGCTACTTAGCTGGCTGTGCCTGTCCTTCGCCGTGCTCTATGCCAACGCAACACCGACCACCGAGGTGGTGTCCCTGGGTTACAACATGGCAGAGGACGTCATCCCCGCCCTGCAACCCATGCTGCGCTCAGATGAGCGTGTCTCGGCCTATGGCAACCAGTTGTTGATTCGTGCAGAGCCTGCTCGCATAGTCGAAATAAAGGCGCTACTCAATCAAATCGACAAGCAGCCGTCACGACTGCTGATTAGCGTATCCGATAGCGGCGGCAGCAGCGGCGTACAGCAAGGCTATCGTGTGGATGGGCGCATCGACACCGGACCGGCAGACATCATCGTGGGTAACCCGCGAAACGGCAACCAGGCGAGGATCATCAACCGCCAGACTCGCTCCGCTAACGACGGAGTGCGGCAGATAACCGCCAACGAAGGCTATCCAGTGCTGATTCAGAGCGGTCAAAGCGTGCCCCTGACCACGCGCACGACAGACGCTTACGGGCGTGTGGTGGAGCAGACCCAGTATCAGGACGTAACCCAAGGCTTTTACGCCACGGTTCGCCTGAATGGAGATATGGCCACCATCACCCTTAGCGCCAACAACAATCGCCTGAACCGCAACCGTCAGGACGTGATTGATGTGCAGCGCACCGACACCGTGGTGACCGCGCGTCTCGGTCAATGGGTTACCGTGGGCGGGCTCAACGAATCTGGCTCGGGTAACAATGCCGATATTGGCCGTCGTATCTCGACGCAGAGCAACTCCAGCGGCACCGTTCGACTTATGGTAGAGCGCCTTAACTAG
- a CDS encoding GNAT family N-acetyltransferase — protein sequence MNEIHVTTVDWINGKAVRDIRQQVFIDEQQVPEDLEWDAEDDNATHFLLYYQQQPAATARLLHDGHIGRVAVLPDFRGIGLGAEVMQQVIAFAQASGMHELHLSAQTHATAFYRKLGFSITSDEYLDAGIAHQDMYWQSSDQSPLQLPDIEFDSPGRFAIHNPDLSREPVSEYARETEGMIAVNDDNALPHVATLVSQCRRRLRIYSPEQARWLFNRLDFINACESLIAREPLARIQILLQSVDRDFLQGRSLLSLTHRFPSLCEIRCQHPDLQKQKYVQLMTDAQGFFMQPDHRVRQAFAREYSPDQVKRWADQFDELWGSSQSDPAIRRFLL from the coding sequence ATGAATGAAATACATGTCACCACAGTCGACTGGATAAACGGCAAGGCCGTTCGCGACATTCGCCAGCAGGTGTTTATCGACGAACAGCAGGTACCGGAAGACCTTGAGTGGGACGCAGAAGACGACAACGCCACCCATTTCCTTCTGTATTATCAGCAGCAACCTGCGGCAACTGCACGGCTGCTGCATGATGGCCACATCGGCCGCGTGGCGGTATTGCCCGACTTCCGCGGCATAGGGCTGGGTGCGGAGGTCATGCAGCAGGTGATTGCCTTCGCCCAGGCCAGTGGTATGCATGAGCTTCATCTTTCCGCGCAGACTCACGCCACGGCGTTTTATCGCAAGCTGGGGTTCAGCATTACTTCAGACGAATATCTGGATGCGGGGATCGCGCATCAGGATATGTATTGGCAGTCCAGCGACCAATCCCCCTTGCAACTGCCGGATATCGAATTCGACTCACCCGGTCGCTTTGCGATACACAACCCCGATCTCTCCCGCGAGCCAGTGTCGGAATACGCGCGGGAGACCGAAGGGATGATTGCCGTGAACGACGACAATGCGCTGCCCCACGTCGCGACGCTGGTTAGCCAGTGTCGCCGTAGGCTGCGCATCTACTCTCCTGAACAGGCGCGCTGGCTGTTCAATCGACTCGACTTCATCAACGCATGCGAAAGCCTGATTGCCCGCGAACCCTTGGCGCGCATCCAGATCCTGCTGCAGAGTGTAGACAGGGATTTCTTGCAGGGTCGCAGCCTGTTGAGCCTCACTCATCGCTTTCCCAGCCTGTGCGAGATTCGTTGCCAGCATCCCGACCTGCAAAAGCAAAAGTACGTGCAATTGATGACCGATGCTCAAGGCTTTTTCATGCAGCCAGATCACCGTGTACGCCAGGCGTTTGCGCGTGAATACTCGCCTGACCAGGTCAAACGCTGGGCAGATCAGTTCGATGAGTTATGGGGCAGCAGCCAGAGCGACCCCGCGATACGGAGATTTCTGCTATGA